GATGGCCAAGTTCTTGGGCGACGTGACTGCCAAATATCGATGGTTTGCCATGTTTGCTCTTATTATCATGTTTCTCATTTTACCAGCCACTGTTTTGGGTCTCTCGATTGCTGGAACTGTCACACTACAGTGCGTCGGTATTCCGTTCTTAATCATTGTGATTGCTGTTGTCATCGTCAACATCTTTCAAAGCTATTGTCCATTCATGTTACCGCCTGTTATGCGAAACTGGTTGTGGCTCCCACATTTTTGTCGATCGCTAGAGCCGTACGACCGCCATTTCACGAAATTCCCATGTTGTAACAGAGTTGAACAGCGGGAAAAAGTTACATGTagcgttgttgttgtaaatGATACGGGGACTGTAATTACTTCGGCTTCGTACCAGTCAACTACAGAAAAAGACCGAATCTTTGTTGATAAATCGTGAAACAATTTTCTACTGCCGCCCTGATTGTAACGACTAAAGAAATATGTATACAGACCTTGTTTGTTTTACCGAATCGTAAACTGTGCGCCTCAAAATTTCAAAGCAGAGAGGATTACCATTGGCCGCTGTAGCGATTCGTCACTTGGCTGTGTTTAAACTAAGCGCCACTGCACCGTGAATCGTCTGCTGTGCCtgtttgtaaacaaaaacaaattaccgTTACATCTGCAAATTTTTCGATAGCTTTTATCGCGATCTCCCTTTCACCCTTCATTACTTTGTTCTTACAAATTGTGTGATTGATTTCCCCAAAGTGTATTTTCCTCTTAATCATCATGGCTTTTCTGAAAGGACTACTCCAGGAAACAAGTTTAAGAGTAGGTTGGCCCACGATGCCAGTGTTTCGAGTGCAGCAATGTTTACGGTAGGACATTCGTTAGCGTTTTTAATTTACGTGCCTATATACAATACAGTCGTCCACTtcgaaaaaaatgataaatcgTTAAAGTATTCACATGGTGTAGATACAAGAGTAGTGAATGTTCCAAACATGGAAAGCTTTCTTTGGAATTGGATGGCTACACACTCCGTAAAGCTGTAAAGCAGGATTGTCAAGCAATTCATAGCCTCATCCAAGTAAGACAGTATACAAACAAACAttactcttttttcttttacaagaaATAATCAAGCAACCCCTGTGTAATGTTTAAGGAACTGGCAAATTGTTTAAAGATGCCCGATGCTCCCCAGATTGATGCTAAAGGCATGGCTGCTTTCCTATTTAGTTGCATgaattttgtaaaattctaaatGTTCTGTGTATACTACATTTCACAGCTCTAGAAGTAGACGGGTTCGGGGGACGTAGCTTTTACGAAGGCTTCGTCGCCGAATCCCACAAGTTGAATCAAGTTGTGGGTTATGCTGTATACTATTTTACATATTCTACCTGGCAAGGTAAATCACTCTACATGGAAGACATGTACATCAGACCCGAAGACCGAAAAAATCGAATCGCTGTATCGTTTTTCCATCTCGTTTCTCAAGTAAGACAACTAACAACTATGTTTTGAataaatgtaaacaaaaatgaactcTACCTGTAATTTAAAGGCAGCCTTAATTGAGAACTGCAAGAGGCTGAACTTCTGTGTCctcgaaaacaacaaaccgGCTGCCAAACTGTTCCAATCGTTGGGTGCTGTGGACCTAACACTGAAAGAAGGTTGGCACTACTATCGCATTCCACGTCTTGGCATCGAAGAGCTTGCCAAACCTTCGATTATTAGCACATTCAATTCTCAAATTTAAACTTATATAAGTTGTAACACGCcgtaaaatcaaaatcattttgCAAAGTCAGAAAGATCgttatttttgtattataaacaattaaaaattgcagagaaaacgaaatgagcCATATGTTTATTGATCAGAACCAGACGCCAGTCACTGCCAAATAAAGTGAACACCTTATCATTACCAACAAtcggaataaaaataaacagtgAGTTGAGCGTCCAATCTGCTATACGCTACTGGAGTGGCAACTGGCAAGAAgcgatgaaaatgaataacCAGGAAAGGCCGGTCCGACTTGCAATTGACAAGAAACATCATATggaatttccaaaaaaaaaaaaaaaaaaagccctccTTATATTTAAGTATTGAAcgggaaaaaacaaagatttaAAAGAGTTGGCATTAGAGATTAGTTGCAAAACTAAAAGACTTTTGGCTATGAAAACGatgaattcccttttttttgcgacTGTTTGTTTTGAGTAGAAAATCACTGGAACGTCGCACACATTTCTTCCTTCGTTTAgtatacaaaataaaacaaacaaaacgtgtTTTCACGTTACAAATGCGAGTCACACTAGAGAGCCTTCCAAACATTAAACAAAGACGATCGTAATCACTCGACGTCGCACAGTGGGCAACATTCACCTTCTACTTGACGAGGATTCTCGCAAATAGGACACTGCAAAGTTGTGCATCGAATAAATCCTCCCTGTTGACCAGAATAAATCAAGCAAAAATGCCACGTGTAAAACGCATGAAAATAATCAAACCAGGCAGTTGCATTCGGTACAGCTGTCCTTGTCCCACGATTCCCCATTTTCCCGCGACACGCCATCGCTGTCCAAACAATTCGTTTGTGAATGTTTCGTTCCATGTTTCTTCTTGATCGGTTTGTCGAGGCAAACGCTCTCCACGTGTTTCAACTTTCGGgacattttctatttcgtaTTTTAACAATGTAAATTTTAGGTCTTATCGatatcatttttgttttaaattacTTTTAGAGTCCGCTGCATCTTAGCTATCATGGCTTCTAATCCTTCGATTCGCTCGTCCGGTTGCTCTGACTGTTGACGGAACACTTGAGGATCGACTCGTTTTCGAGAGGACTCTTCATCGCCGGGGATCGAATTGTTATAAAAACTATCCGATGTCGAAGATGTTATAGATAACACAGACGCTTCTCCATACGCAGGTTTATCTTCCGGATACGAGTAATTGGGAGAGCGTCTTGTCCGGCGCGTAATGGAATTGAATTGGCCAGCATTGCTGCAttctatcattttttaaaattgtaataaTTCAAAGGTTTCTTTAATGAGGTTAGTATTACCATGGCAACATTCGGCCCAGAATCTCAGTTCTACTTTAGGTATTTCATTGCAAGTGACGAAAGATGGCGATTGAAGATTGGgcattttgaaaacattttttgtaaCTTCGAGGATGTCGTCACTGCTATCGCAAATGACTTTGGCCAACGTCGATTGCTTGATTTGAGTCAGCTGTTCCGGCTTGAAAACAGCCGGATTTTCGTACCAGAATCTAAGACCAAACAACTTTGAATGACTTAAATCGATCATAATTTGGGTGGAACCAACCTGTCACCATCTCTCAAACGCCGGAATTGTTCGACCAGCAAGCACCGGAATGTGGGTCCAACTTTAGCACCTTCAACTGGATCCTCAGCCATGCCACCCACCCAAATATCAATattaccttttaaaaaaatttttattcaaagcCATTAtcatagatttttttaaatgattcaaTGTTATTACTGGGATGTCCGTAAAGTTGCTGCAATTTATCCCTCAGGACTTGACTTTGGATTTCAGATTGAAGATCAtcaaacgtttcggcttctGGCAGTTTACAGTAGCGACGCCAATCATTGTAGCCGGGCAAGGCGTGGTCACGTCCTCGTTGGATATTCAAAGCGGCCAAATCTTGAGATACGAGATGAGCAGGGCGGAACAGCGACTCCGTTAGATTGGCATTGAGTAATTGATCAGATAGACGAATCTAACCACCGATCAACCGTTAAAACCCAATCAATTATTCAAACGTATTTAATGCATTACTTTGGCAGGTCCAGCAAAAAGGCCTCGAAGGATAGGATCGACTCCACCTTGTTCCACCAACCTCCACGGAGCGAAAAAGGCGTCCTGGAGTAACAAATGACCTTGCGGAATGGGCAAGAAACTGGCATTGAGCCGCTGAAGAACGGGCTGAATGAGACCGTGTCCCATCCGGAGAGCGGCCGTAGCGAAAACGTTGGAAATGGTAGCGTCCGTTTGCGGATTGTATCCTTTGTAATCGCCCATTGAAACCATTCCTTCATGTCCGACGATGAGCGGCAACCAATGCTCGTACGTAATGTGTTGCATAATAGCACCGATGATCTTGCGGGACTCGTGGTAGAGCATATCGCCATCCCAATGCGGATTGATTACACGCAGTTCATCCGCAACGCGATTGTGCTCTCTAAACCATAGCGTGTGCATGACTAACAATCCAGTCTTCAAAACCAGATTGAGATTtagtttgaagaaaattcgTTTAGAAAATTGCCGAAGTTTTACCTGTTCATTTGCACGAACGTCTCCAGCTAGAAAACATCCGATCTCACTTTCCTCTCTGTCTCGTTTACAATCAACGGGAGTATTGGGCGTGGCAAAGGGTAACAATGGGCCCCCTGTTTCCGTCAATAAACCACGTCTTAGGTGACCATTGTTCCCGTGCACTTCCCTCAATTCACGAGCCTCTCTGTCAGTCGATCCGTAGACCTTGacgtttaaagaaaataagagaaagtTACATTTAAAcatcgaaatatttttttacctgagATGCATCGATGTAAGATGTCAGTTGATTGATCTGTTCTCGCGGTAACATGGTGTTCAAAAGGACCGACGTTGCGCCCGAGCCGCATACGGCGCTGTTGCGCACGAATTCCATGCACCGATGATGACGGATTCTCGGATCATTTGGCGGCACTTCGATCGGGAAACACGGCGCTGAGTAATCACATGACCTGTGGGCCAAATTCAAACAAtgaaggactttttttttgaatgatgaGTTAAAGGAAAAGGAATTATAAACTCACGTCCGGCAATCGACAAACTCTCCGAAACTCTCGGAAGCCATTCCGGGCACAGCTAAATCGAGATCGTGATCCAGGAACTGTCCCCATTGCATCAACATGTGCGTGTAAATTTCGTCCGACGTGATTTGCGTGGTCGTAACGACCCGCGTGGAAACTAACCGTGCGCTTGGCTTTGTAAACCCTTTGTAATTAGTGCTGCGACTCCAGCCGACGGGCAAATTGAATCCGTTCTCGTAAATCGGTTTCAGCAAACGCCGGAACCCCGTGAGAGAAGAGCCCCAAAGTGGTTGCTGAAAATTGTTGCAAGTGCCATCGAACGTCCGATATTTCGAATGGAAACACATGTCATTGCAATCCGGTTTTCTCCTGTGCGTCAAACAGCCGGACGCGTTAGCGATGAGGTCAAGCTGCTGGGGACTGAGCGCGTCTTCGTAAGAGAATTCACCTaatttgaataaacaaaaatagttgGATTCAACGGAaagcatttgaaaatgaaagactATTTACGTGTGACATTGAACTGGTGGCCGCTCTCGATGTGGCGACGGACAACGGCCAATGCGCGTTCGTAAACTTCGGCGGCGCGGGCTAATTCACGAGCTGTGGCCGTCGGGAATCGATTGAGACGGATGAGTTCGCTGTGAGTCAGCCGTGATGAACGATCGCGATTAAACAAAGCGGCAATCGTTTCATTGACGGCCCGATCGACAGCACGACGGGCCTCTTCCACGGCCGACAGGACCAAACGATTACTCACCGAGCGGCGTTCTAGTTTTAAAACCAgttcatttgaatttcaatttgaattgattaaaaaaagatgtacctctGACTCTCATTCGTGCGCGGGCAACCACCACGCCCATCTCATTCAAGGCCGTGCATTCGTAAGTGCCTTCATCGCTCAGTTGCACCTGCCGGAAGATGAGACTTCCGTTGCCCATCGGCATGACGTGCGTCAATTGGCGCATATTTTGGCCGTCTTTACGCCAGACGATGGTCGGTGCTGGATCACCATCGGCAGAGCAAAGCAATTCAACCGAATTGCCGGTCAGCACTTCGATGGATTCGGGCGTGCGGACAAAGAACGGCGCTCGGCGATTGGTCGATTGAATGGACGACGATGGAGGCACGGCCGCAGGCCGGGGCGGACTAGGCGTGGGTCTGACGGACGGAATGACAGTCAGAAGAGCTTCAGCTTCTAACGTGGCCACCTGATTGGAGACTGTGCATCGATAACGTCCCTGATCGCTCAGCTGGACACGTTCGATACGGATCCGAACTAGTCCGATGGCTGTTCTAGCGTCGGGCATCAACGGAGCGCCGTCTTTAGTCCAGACCAACCCTGGAGACGGATATCCATCAGCTGAGCATCCCATCTCGACCGTGGCCTCCTCGAAGGTCGTCTGATCGCGAGGCCAGTCGCTAAACACCGGCCcaccttcagaaaaaaaaaatcaaacaatcgATTATGTGAAATCTAATCTGGGAAGacatctttttgtttgtgtttaaCAATGGAGGGGTAGAGATGATTGTTGGGACACTGCATTATGCAAAGTAATGTTGGAATagcgtcttttttcttttaaatgcccgtcttttttagattttgatgTTGTCCAGCAACTTTCTAAAAAATTCTCGGCGTTCCAAAATGTTGATCTTATTAATGAAAGTTGATTTGGTATTTGATTTTCGTCATCCgtgatttcattttgatgaaGTCTGGATGTTGATGGATCGCTGGATCGcatggacattttttttttttgaactggGGAGAATCCATTTCaataaattaaatgaattacacaacaaaaacgaaaatggaatttcatttttcttttaaatatctACACGCCTCCCCGTTTTGGTATTAATCATTTAAAATGGTGCACTGGCCAGCCTGACGGCCTTCGctgcacgaaaaaaaagggagagtgATTAACAAGGATGGCCCCCAAGAGCGTTTCATTCTTAACTACAATGGATATTTCCGTGCTGGAAGAAGGTTCGTTGATGTGATGATGAATATCTCATTTGTATGCGAGCTAAACAGCCCTTTTGAATCACTACATCTTTATGCATGTAAAACATGCTAATGGAATGCCGTTTTAATAAACACAGTCGCCattttctgttgaaaaaaacaaacaaaacaagttcgATGTGTGTGTCACACAACTTACTGAGGACTCTCAGCTGGGCAGGTGCTGAAATCTTTCCCAAGGAATTGCCGGCAGTGCAGCGATATGTTCCAGCGTCTCGTTGTCGTACCTGTCGGATAACCAATCCTCCATTGGCTAATAATTCTGTTGAttgaagcagacgaaaaaaaacgagttttaaaaataaaacgccaATTAAAAACAACGTCAGTTGGGTACAGTTTACCGGTTCTTTGGCGATCGACCGGGCCGTCGTTGAATGTCCAGGTGATAACCGGTCTAGGATGGCCGGCGACTTCGCAATCGAGTCGGGCAGACGAGCCGTCTTGTACGTCTACATCTTCAGGTGTTACGACGAACTTTGGTTTCACTGTGCGTACGTGTGGAAAAAgagttacattttttttaagtagtagattgatttcaaaaatcaattaGCAGAGACCCATTCTCGAGAGTCGTTTGAcgggtctctctctctctctctctatttgaGATATGCAAAATGGGTATCACCTTTGGtggagttgttgttgttgtggctgTTGGCTAATATCGGTTTCATGTGAACAGAACGAGATTTCACTTCGCCAGCTGGACTTTTTGCCATGCACTCGTACGAGCCCATATCGCTGTCCGATGCGTTTTCGATCATCAGCGTTCCGTCTTGCAACACCTGATACTTGGGATCGTCATCGGGGCTGATTTCGTTACTATAAATAAATACGGGCGGGgatattaaataatttaaataatttaaattagaTATTCAATTTACTTGTTGTAGAGCCAGACGATATCCGGCTCGGGATCGCCTTCTGCTTTGCAGGTAAAATAAACGGTACCGCCGAAGGTAATTTCAACGTCGGTAGGCTCTTCGGTCAGGACCGGTTTTTCTgatcgtttaaaaaataataaaactaaacgcccttcttttaattttaaattatttttattactgcaattgaattcttcaatgAGGGAAGTCACGGAGCGGCCGTTAAGCTGATCGGGTGACTGGCAGATGGCGGCCGCCTGAGTCGTTCCTTGTTTCTCTTGCAGCATTTTGGCCAGCCACAACATTTGACAATCGCAGATGAGAGCGTTGCTGTCCAAtcgccttttttaaaatttaataataaaacacacacatcAATGGAATACGAGCtaattttagtttaaaaatCGATTTGAATAAATGATAATGAGGAGGACGATGAAGAGAAATGGGATTTACGATCGAgataataaacaataaagaaatgaGATTTTTACAGCCTCTTGAGTGACTCCATGTTGTGGAACGCACCGCTGGGTATGCGCTGCAGTTTGTTGTTATGCAAAAACCTAATATATTTAGAAATAAAGAACATTTTAATGAGGCTCTTTGATGCACAGTGATGAAATCAATcgttaaaaaatgaaaaggattGGACTTACAATCGCTCCAGCGACGGGACGTTGGAGAAGGTCTCCGGGTCAAGGTGGTCGATCTGGTTGAAGTGGAGATACCTACCGAGAGTCACATTAATCGTTTTTAAAGATCTCAAAACAACTTaaaaaagtgaaacaaaaacacaaaaaagacgGGGAGGGTAAaggcattcatttttttcaacggtCTTGTTAGTTTTATCCAAATCACATGCATCAGTCCATAGAAGATGACCTGATTATTAATGCAGTTTCATTTTCAGAAATCATTTCGAACGAAACAATGGACACGTTCCCATTCTTCCTCAATAATCTTTAAAACATTAAGAACTTTGAACAcattaaatctctttttctttaacagaCTGGAGAGGATGTAAAATGCCCAATATTTCTCAGCATCAAACCCTGTCTTTCTCTGCGGAGAGCGTAACAATGTGACTGGAACATTTCCGTTTGTTCACGCTTctttcaacccccccccccccttctacCGACACGCCTCTTTCAAAACCCCCCTACCGACACAACCCGGCGGCATgaagaaacgaagaaagacTCATATCGAAAACATTCAAATGGAAAAGTGAACTTACAGCTGTTCGAGCTTTGGCAAATCGTGAAACGTATGCTTGTCGATATCCTTGATTCGATTCTTGTAGAGATACCTGTTACAcggtacacacacaaaaaaaaaataaaagaataaagacaTGTATACCTGTGTTTAAATcagccttttgttttatttcgctgatttcaaatgttttagTAAATCAAAGATACGTACAGGTATCTGAGTTCTTTGAGGCCGTTGAAAACACCTTTTTGAAGTTGATTGATGTGATTGTTGTTCAACAGCCTGTAGGGTCGCGACGTACCGTATTTGAAATacgaaataaacaaacgaaCAGAGATTATCACTGTAAATTGTGTGTACAGAACCGCAGGCGATTTGAATCACCGTGTCGAAGATAAATGATTGATTTCAATCAACATTTCGTATAATCACgacgaaatggaaaaaaaacttacagcGTGTTTAGGTTCTTCATGTCCCGGAACGTGTTGGGCTCGATGTCCCTGATTCGGTTGAAGCGTAAATCCCTGCCACACAACAGACAGATCGTTATACACACAACAGTAAACCTTAAGACACGATAACATCgcattgattgttttttttcccaatgcCAGCAGGTTCTATATCGCACCCCTACCATATCGAGTTTAATGAAATAGAAAGTGGAATATATTCAGAGACGACATTAGAAACGCTTGTTTTCAAAGTCAGCCACACCctggacgtttttttttacgggatAGATCACTGCTCGATGCAAATGGGAATTTCActtgagaaaacaaaagaaaaaatgtggaaacCAGACATCTTCACCCCTAAAGTGGAGCCCAACAGCCCAAAGTCTGCAACCTGTCCACAcccaaaaaaggggaggaggaCATGCCACACAGACAAATCGAGCCCCCATTTGATTAGCATATATCGTTTGGGTTAGATGCAACCATAGCCTACCCCGAATTACCATAATCCCGTATACATGTTTTCGTTGGCGTGAGAATGATACGACACACACTGAGGCCAAACTCACCAGGTGGCTGTTGAtattaaaacacacacaaaaaatgtgttgaatcaaaagaaatctaaGCCAATTCTACGGAAAATTAAAAGGGAAATCAGCTGTTCTCAAACGGTATCACGACGACACGTTGAGTCATCTTACACACAGCTTGTTGCTTTGTACGTTccagtttttttcccttgcctTCTAATTTCCATGTGTCAACGAACGTGGTGATTGTCACGCACGTATCTCACCTTCACTTAAAACTGTCCGTGACTTTTGCTGTTCACCtgcccccctcccctcttccaaaaaaacattttcaacgTGTTTGAACAGTCCTGGAATTTTCAgttcaaagaataaaaaggcctttgatattttaaataagaaaacgtCTCGacaaaattcaaatatttttcagagcaaataatgttaaaaaaaCTGGTCAAAAaccaatttctgtttttcacgcaatcaagaaaacaacacTTGAGttaacgtgtgtgtgtgtatgagaCTGATGGCTATATaaggagcttttttttttcttcccctacAGCGCAAAAGAATTTTGATGTTTTCTGATTGTTTCCATAACCGACTCTCCTCTTTCTAGCACGTCTACGAGGTTTCATGTCTCTGCCGTGGCGGCAGTTCCCCCCGCCGTCTGCCGATGATTCACAACGtgtccattcttttttcttttttcttaaaaaaaaaaaaataaataaataaataaagagggAAATACACGAATGCGTGTATATTTATAGTTATGATGATGTCTAGTGAAACGATCTTGACAAAGACGAACGCGTGAATAATGCGTGAAACGAATACTATTTGCTTCGAATTCAACCGAGCGAAGTAATGATTGCCATAACCTGACgccaaaaaaagggggggggggagggaaacgCATCCGCACGGATTTGTCAAAATGTTCAGTTTCCCTCGTATTCTTACGTCATCAAATTGTATGGTGTTATAAGgtcgtatattttttttccagtctCCCCTCCATTAAATTTCTATTGAATGGCACCCGAAAAGGAGATGAAAAACGTTGAGGGTCTGACATTGTAATGCAATTTTAAAGAGCTCGActcattttgtatttcttttcccctccGTTTGAATACCCCCCTCCATGTCCTAATGCTTTTTTTCAAAGTGTTAACGAGCTTGTTCTACCCAATCAACTATCCCGACACGTAGTACAGAAACGAAAGGCAATAAGAAAACGCTGTGAGAGTAGCTTTTTCtcaagactttttttttttttgaggttaGTGGTAAACAtaaatgaaatatttgtttgtgattttttttttgaaaatgtttttcttacaTATCGATAcaagagagaggaaaaatccatttttggaGGGTGTAggtgaaagaaataaacaaagaaaagaaagatgtttCTAACgcaacaacaataatatgGTGCTGTTGGGCGGATCCGGGAGAAATCAACAAccctgacaaaaaaaaaggggtgggtacacacacacacacacacaaaaaattaaaactcatCGTGAAAAGGTATTATTTTTAATCCTCCCGTACCTTTTGTCGACAACTTCGTTTTTatatcagttttttttaatatatatttaatGATAAAGAAATAAGTCAAATATGGACGTTTACTTTCGTGTGACGTCATGTGGAACATTCAGGAATAATGTCCCCCCAACGTAGCCTCAACAAATGTGATGTCTATAGTTTTTGTACAGTCTGGAACGCAGCGCTATATAAGGACGCCACGTTTTTGCTGGACAAAACGTAGCCTGAAAGGACCCGAGATTGTCATTGGTTCCGTGTTTGGCTTTACTTGGCATTTTACATAGCAAAGTCACACGAGGAAttacaacaaaagaaagcaTTGCGTAGTTTACGAAgcgtttcatttgaaaatcgtGTTGGTGACGCTAGAAATCTAAACAgctattcaaaagaaaagaagagccgCTTTCATAActtaaagaattaaaaaaaaaggcgtccTCTGCCATCGGCCGAACATATATACACAATCGCCAGTTAAATAGGGAAAACATCTTCAcggatattcattttttttttctttaaaggcaATGTCTCTTATCGAAATGACCCGCCCTGAAAATCTTTACTtgcgttccaaaaaaaaaacaagaaaaattcgaTTGAAATTCACGTTCAGGTGGCGACGTTTTCTTCTACCTGGCCTCAGTTTTTGcatttaataggaaaaaaactgaataaaTCATCAGCTCTGACAAGGTTCTATAacagaaatcaaaaaatgaaaaaatatcaGATGATAATGGCATTTCTCTGTTATGGTTGGGTGACCAGCTGAGAGCTGTTGCCTTCTACGAATGTGTTTTCAACCGTTTGCTCTCCCCTCTCTGATATGTTACCTTATTTGTCAGCAATTGTACAAATACATAGATGGATGCTGTTTGTATCTGAATAGGGAGGAGAACTCGTCATCCATCTGAATTTAAACgctcacaacaacaacaaagaaaaaatgatgcaTCCAGGGAGTTCGTTTCATCCGTGCGTGCCCACGATAGGCCTATCCTTCGCTGCGGGAATAGAGACGTAAACATAGATCCCGATCGTGAGTCATCAAAAAAGGGAGTCCCAtatctgtttgttttgttctttttttttaagaaggtAATAGAGTCCATATGTACAGATGacacaaataataaacatCAGATGATTATCGAAGAACAGACGAACTGAAGAAAGGCTTAAGGCCAATGAGGACCAGCAAAGAGattattagatttatttttatttcaaatctacggttttgtttgttgattttgtaccttttttttatttaaaaaaaaaaaaagggggaaattttttatttaataacaTTAGTTTTTCCACTGGAGAGGGCGGCTGATGGTTTCAAGTTACCACACAAGTTATTCCAGCCgccctttttctcccctttttgttatttatccTTTTTGACAGCAAATGTCTAGCTGAATTCTTTTCGTCACgtcacacacattttttttttttctaaaagaaaaatgtgttgctTTTTCATTCAACTGTTTGttacgagagaaaaaaaaaaggaaacatttgcTCGTGATGATGTAAATGAAGCTCC
The nucleotide sequence above comes from Daphnia carinata strain CSIRO-1 chromosome 3, CSIRO_AGI_Dcar_HiC_V3, whole genome shotgun sequence. Encoded proteins:
- the LOC130693257 gene encoding peroxidasin-like translates to MGLLTMSNYLMVALIAFVMMVDLINAEIRCPTRCLCFRSTVRCMFLQLDQVPAVPANTTILDLRFNRIRDIEPNTFRDMKNLNTLLLNNNHINQLQKGVFNGLKELRYLYLYKNRIKDIDKHTFHDLPKLEQLYLHFNQIDHLDPETFSNVPSLERLFLHNNKLQRIPSGAFHNMESLKRLRLDSNALICDCQMLWLAKMLQEKQGTTQAAAICQSPDQLNGRSVTSLIEEFNCKKPVLTEEPTDVEITFGGTVYFTCKAEGDPEPDIVWLYNNNEISPDDDPKYQVLQDGTLMIENASDSDMGSYECMAKSPAGEVKSRSVHMKPILANSHNNNNSTKVKPKFVVTPEDVDVQDGSSARLDCEVAGHPRPVITWTFNDGPVDRQRTELLANGGLVIRQVRQRDAGTYRCTAGNSLGKISAPAQLRVLSGPVFSDWPRDQTTFEEATVEMGCSADGYPSPGLVWTKDGAPLMPDARTAIGLVRIRIERVQLSDQGRYRCTVSNQVATLEAEALLTVIPSVRPTPSPPRPAAVPPSSSIQSTNRRAPFFVRTPESIEVLTGNSVELLCSADGDPAPTIVWRKDGQNMRQLTHVMPMGNGSLIFRQVQLSDEGTYECTALNEMGVVVARARMRVRERRSVSNRLVLSAVEEARRAVDRAVNETIAALFNRDRSSRLTHSELIRLNRFPTATARELARAAEVYERALAVVRRHIESGHQFNVTREFSYEDALSPQQLDLIANASGCLTHRRKPDCNDMCFHSKYRTFDGTCNNFQQPLWGSSLTGFRRLLKPIYENGFNLPVGWSRSTNYKGFTKPSARLVSTRVVTTTQITSDEIYTHMLMQWGQFLDHDLDLAVPGMASESFGEFVDCRTSCDYSAPCFPIEVPPNDPRIRHHRCMEFVRNSAVCGSGATSVLLNTMLPREQINQLTSYIDASQVYGSTDREARELREVHGNNGHLRRGLLTETGGPLLPFATPNTPVDCKRDREESEIGCFLAGDVRANEQTGLLVMHTLWFREHNRVADELRVINPHWDGDMLYHESRKIIGAIMQHITYEHWLPLIVGHEGMVSMGDYKGYNPQTDATISNVFATAALRMGHGLIQPVLQRLNASFLPIPQGHLLLQDAFFAPWRLVEQGGVDPILRGLFAGPAKIRLSDQLLNANLTESLFRPAHLVSQDLAALNIQRGRDHALPGYNDWRRYCKLPEAETFDDLQSEIQSQVLRDKLQQLYGHPSNIDIWVGGMAEDPVEGAKVGPTFRCLLVEQFRRLRDGDRFWYENPAVFKPEQLTQIKQSTLAKVICDSSDDILEVTKNVFKMPNLQSPSFVTCNEIPKVELRFWAECCHECSNAGQFNSITRRTRRSPNYSYPEDKPAYGEASVLSITSSTSDSFYNNSIPGDEESSRKRVDPQVFRQQSEQPDERIEGLEAMIAKMQRTLKKMSRKLKHVESVCLDKPIKKKHGTKHSQTNCLDSDGVSRENGESWDKDSCTECNCLGGFIRCTTLQCPICENPRQVEGECCPLCDVE